A portion of the Pedobacter cryoconitis genome contains these proteins:
- a CDS encoding zinc-binding dehydrogenase, with the protein MVLRRADSKQLHEISKLIKQNVIRAVVFHFDQMNETLEYVETGSAKGKVVVK; encoded by the coding sequence TTGGTTTTAAGGAGGGCAGATAGTAAACAATTACATGAAATTTCCAAACTGATTAAACAGAATGTGATCAGGGCCGTTGTGTTTCATTTTGATCAGATGAATGAAACTCTTGAATATGTAGAGACTGGAAGTGCCAAGGGAAAAGTAGTGGTAAAATGA
- a CDS encoding PepSY-associated TM helix domain-containing protein produces the protein MLWKRIKAIASWLHLWIGLSTGIIVVIVAVSGCVLVFEDELFDFFHSDLVKVKETGPVRPVSELLCIAQKKLGNKKPVTDIRINEADRSYIFSASKVNKKEKMSLSYFSQFAYREDVYVNPYTGKVMGIIDVEHEFFNVTEQLHRQLLLVKPVGSLVIGSSILLFLIMLITGFMLWLPKNMKQLKRNMSVKWSAKWKRVNYDLHNSLGFYVLPIVMIIAITGLVWSFRWWESGIYRILGSPGRVELMRTPPKISSVVSNNTGNTLDNILASIQKQVADNYETIGLSIPQKDEQSLMAFVYHKHSSDGWRNMSYFYFDRRNGQQFDQLIHSQKPLGLKWRNSNKDIHTGRIYGLGTQILAFLASSICASLPISGFLIWWGKRNKKSKKTS, from the coding sequence ATGCTTTGGAAGCGAATTAAGGCTATCGCATCCTGGCTACATTTATGGATAGGCTTGTCTACAGGTATCATCGTTGTCATAGTGGCTGTAAGCGGGTGTGTCCTGGTGTTTGAAGATGAGCTATTTGACTTTTTTCACAGTGATCTTGTAAAAGTGAAAGAAACCGGCCCTGTAAGGCCGGTTTCTGAGTTATTATGCATAGCTCAAAAAAAACTGGGCAACAAGAAACCCGTAACTGATATCCGGATCAATGAAGCAGACCGCAGCTATATATTTTCTGCATCAAAAGTTAATAAAAAGGAAAAAATGTCCCTTAGCTATTTCAGTCAGTTTGCCTATCGTGAAGATGTATATGTAAACCCTTATACTGGCAAGGTAATGGGCATTATTGACGTTGAACACGAATTCTTTAATGTTACCGAGCAACTGCACCGGCAGCTTTTATTGGTGAAGCCTGTAGGTAGCTTGGTTATAGGTTCATCCATATTGCTGTTTCTGATCATGCTAATTACAGGCTTTATGCTCTGGCTGCCGAAAAATATGAAGCAACTTAAGCGAAACATGTCTGTGAAGTGGAGTGCTAAATGGAAAAGAGTAAATTACGATCTGCACAACAGCTTAGGGTTTTATGTACTGCCAATTGTGATGATTATTGCCATCACTGGCTTGGTATGGTCTTTTAGATGGTGGGAAAGCGGGATATACCGTATACTCGGTTCACCGGGCAGAGTTGAGCTGATGCGTACCCCTCCTAAAATCTCAAGCGTTGTTTCTAATAATACTGGCAATACCCTGGATAATATACTTGCATCCATACAAAAGCAAGTTGCTGACAATTACGAGACTATAGGTTTAAGCATCCCTCAGAAAGATGAACAAAGCCTTATGGCATTCGTATATCATAAACATTCCAGTGACGGCTGGCGCAATATGAGTTATTTTTATTTTGATAGGCGTAACGGACAACAATTTGATCAGCTGATTCATAGTCAGAAGCCACTGGGTTTAAAATGGCGTAACTCAAATAAAGATATCCATACCGGACGTATCTATGGCCTGGGTACCCAGATACTGGCATTTTTAGCCAGTTCTATCTGCGCATCATTACCTATCTCTGGTTTTTTAATATGGTGGGGTAAGCGTAATAAAAAAAGTAAAAAGACAAGTTGA
- a CDS encoding TonB-dependent receptor: protein MIKLLSIPFLFLICSLYFTIPAHGQQTSQTVKGTVIDDKGDPLPGSTIIVQGTSLTAIADVKGRYSVSLDPGNYTLRVSFLGYVSSHYKIKVVTGANITQNISLSADNSSLQQVEITGRKERTYKTKSTFIGNKTETDIKDLPQSVSYASKELMADQGAIRTGDVVKNFSGVSQFTFYDDLTIRGFRVNGQSNTQLVNGLRTSTGFWKQPLTNYLERVEVLKGPSSALYGNASPGGVVNRVTKKPLNETRRQLSMSLGSFNTLRGLADFTGPASKDSTLLYRINLGYEDAGSFRDLQFDKNIVIAPSLSFVASEKTQINFDMVYNSSRSRLDRGQSVIGNDLYSTPQSLALSTANDFLNEQTYIVTLSANHRFNENLSFNLAYSKTGYQEDLYEHRSANAFAKDKLGKDIPNLVNMQVFQRKRKRYIDNLSGYFNYNVKTGSVEHKIVVGYDYGSEKMPAGASQLTASGYRNATNTGTIASYVAKDSLKYLRDPKGNPVPNIPSFDLTNSINSQRMQDDSKAFFAPTTLAPTYYYLNAGYVQDQIKLGRFQALLGIRYEYYTDFINYATSTEGKTHSSAWLPRLGLIYSATKNINVYGSYVMGYNPQTAANLANPNAGGPFAPVTSNMIEFGAKSSWFDNRLAITTSIYQIEQRNTLYNANDLINPDLLRPVGKERARGFEFDITGRILPNWSILASYAYNDAKIVESLVPAELGLQKPNAPKNTANIWTRYNFISGQLSGFGFGLGSNYVGKRNLSINLSQTIPEYLLINAAAYYRVNKVQIQVNANNITGKKYWVGGYDYIRLFPGAPSNYLLTLTYDF from the coding sequence ATGATAAAACTTTTATCTATTCCATTTCTATTTTTAATCTGCTCACTTTATTTCACTATTCCAGCGCATGGACAACAGACTTCGCAAACGGTAAAAGGGACTGTAATCGATGACAAAGGCGATCCGCTGCCTGGTTCTACTATTATTGTTCAAGGTACTTCATTAACTGCAATTGCCGATGTGAAGGGGCGTTACTCCGTTAGTCTTGATCCTGGAAACTATACTTTACGTGTAAGTTTCCTCGGATATGTATCTTCCCACTATAAGATAAAGGTTGTTACAGGTGCAAACATTACACAAAATATATCCCTCTCAGCCGATAACTCATCCTTACAGCAAGTTGAGATAACAGGGCGTAAAGAAAGAACTTACAAAACCAAGTCGACCTTTATCGGCAACAAAACTGAAACTGATATTAAGGATCTCCCACAATCTGTATCTTACGCAAGTAAAGAGTTAATGGCCGATCAGGGGGCAATACGCACAGGTGATGTCGTTAAAAACTTCAGCGGCGTAAGTCAGTTCACATTTTATGATGATTTGACCATTAGAGGATTCCGTGTTAACGGCCAAAGTAACACGCAGTTGGTTAATGGGCTGCGTACAAGCACCGGCTTTTGGAAACAACCACTGACGAACTACCTTGAACGTGTTGAGGTATTAAAAGGTCCTTCATCAGCACTATATGGTAATGCCAGCCCTGGAGGTGTGGTTAACAGGGTAACTAAAAAGCCACTGAATGAAACCCGCCGTCAGCTTAGTATGTCATTAGGCAGCTTCAATACATTACGTGGTTTGGCTGACTTTACCGGGCCTGCCAGTAAAGATAGTACGCTGCTATACAGAATAAACCTTGGTTACGAGGATGCAGGATCTTTCCGGGATCTGCAGTTTGACAAAAATATTGTAATTGCCCCATCTTTATCATTCGTGGCATCTGAAAAAACACAGATCAATTTTGATATGGTATATAACAGCTCTCGTTCGAGGCTCGACAGGGGGCAGTCTGTTATTGGTAACGATCTTTATTCTACTCCGCAATCCCTCGCGTTAAGTACGGCCAATGACTTCCTGAACGAACAAACTTATATTGTTACGCTTTCAGCCAATCACCGTTTTAATGAAAATTTAAGCTTTAACCTGGCCTATTCAAAAACCGGTTATCAGGAAGATCTTTATGAGCACCGTAGTGCAAACGCTTTTGCCAAAGATAAGTTGGGTAAAGATATACCTAACCTGGTTAATATGCAGGTGTTCCAACGCAAACGCAAACGGTATATTGACAATTTAAGCGGATACTTTAATTACAATGTTAAAACCGGTAGTGTTGAACATAAAATTGTTGTTGGTTACGACTATGGTAGTGAAAAAATGCCTGCCGGTGCCTCACAACTTACTGCTTCTGGTTATAGAAATGCGACCAATACAGGCACTATCGCCAGCTACGTTGCAAAGGACAGTTTGAAGTATCTGCGCGACCCTAAAGGTAATCCTGTACCTAACATCCCATCTTTCGACTTGACTAATTCGATCAATTCACAACGAATGCAAGATGATAGTAAGGCATTTTTTGCACCAACAACTCTTGCGCCAACATACTACTATCTGAATGCAGGATATGTACAGGATCAAATTAAATTAGGCCGTTTTCAAGCATTGCTTGGTATACGTTATGAGTATTATACCGACTTTATAAATTATGCGACTTCGACGGAAGGAAAAACGCACTCCAGCGCCTGGTTACCCCGTCTTGGATTAATATATAGCGCAACAAAAAATATAAATGTATATGGTAGCTATGTGATGGGCTACAACCCGCAAACCGCGGCTAACCTTGCTAATCCCAATGCGGGTGGACCGTTTGCCCCGGTTACCAGCAACATGATAGAATTTGGTGCTAAAAGTAGCTGGTTTGACAACCGTTTAGCTATTACCACCTCAATTTATCAAATTGAACAAAGAAATACGCTTTATAATGCCAATGACCTCATTAATCCTGACCTGTTAAGACCGGTTGGTAAAGAACGTGCCCGTGGTTTTGAGTTTGATATTACGGGTCGTATCTTGCCAAACTGGAGCATATTGGCATCTTACGCCTATAACGATGCTAAAATTGTAGAGAGCCTTGTGCCTGCTGAACTTGGCTTGCAAAAGCCTAATGCACCAAAAAATACAGCCAATATCTGGACAAGGTATAACTTTATAAGTGGACAGTTAAGCGGCTTTGGTTTTGGCTTAGGATCAAACTACGTTGGCAAACGTAATTTATCTATCAATCTTTCCCAAACGATTCCTGAGTATCTGTTGATTAATGCTGCCGCTTATTATCGTGTTAATAAAGTGCAGATCCAGGTTAATGCCAACAACATCACAGGTAAAAAATATTGGGTAGGGGGGTATGATTATATCAGGCTGTTCCCAGGTGCACCCTCAAACTATTTGTTAACATTAACATACGACTTTTAA
- a CDS encoding ATP-grasp domain-containing protein — translation MRYKNIHSVLIHKRCEEQGISCELLVPGDEEIFVLQKEDRKIFINRGVSPYVSHMAATISENKLATNTLLRNHGIPIPEFMFCTDLQQDAVSFLKKHKPLVIKPFDTNKGVEIHMNISSQKELEHAFLNVRKVSSHAILQQQAAGKDYRILLIGDELAGVLLNEWAYVTGNGKDQLEQLIEIENDKRETEGTAVYDRNFKMLSPVPMEDVVQALALQGLDFQYIPRDAEKIYISYCGNGWAGALAIDRTEDIHPDNLQLAKKIARVSAIDVIGIDIRCEDIAVSHQESAFAVIEVNIRPSMVDHEYPTEGKPRRVVSQYLDYLFRKSHHE, via the coding sequence ATGCGATATAAAAATATACATAGTGTCCTGATACATAAAAGGTGTGAGGAACAAGGCATCAGCTGTGAACTTCTGGTACCAGGAGATGAAGAAATTTTTGTGCTTCAAAAAGAAGACCGTAAAATATTCATCAACCGTGGGGTGTCTCCATATGTAAGCCATATGGCAGCTACCATTTCAGAAAACAAGTTAGCGACCAATACTTTACTTCGAAACCACGGAATTCCTATTCCTGAATTTATGTTCTGCACTGATCTTCAGCAAGATGCTGTGTCATTCCTGAAGAAACACAAGCCGTTGGTAATTAAACCATTCGATACCAATAAGGGAGTTGAAATCCACATGAATATCTCCAGTCAAAAAGAATTGGAGCATGCTTTCTTAAATGTTCGAAAAGTAAGTAGCCATGCTATTCTTCAGCAGCAGGCTGCAGGTAAGGATTACCGGATTTTACTTATTGGAGATGAGCTTGCTGGCGTACTATTAAACGAATGGGCTTATGTAACCGGCAATGGAAAAGATCAGCTGGAACAACTTATAGAAATTGAAAATGATAAAAGAGAAACAGAGGGTACGGCTGTTTATGATCGGAATTTTAAAATGCTTTCTCCGGTTCCGATGGAAGATGTAGTACAGGCGCTGGCATTACAGGGACTAGACTTTCAGTATATCCCCCGCGATGCTGAAAAAATTTACATCAGCTATTGTGGAAATGGGTGGGCCGGTGCACTGGCGATTGATAGAACGGAAGATATTCATCCAGACAACCTTCAGCTCGCCAAAAAAATAGCAAGGGTATCTGCTATTGATGTAATTGGGATTGATATCAGATGTGAGGATATCGCAGTATCTCATCAGGAATCTGCATTTGCGGTGATTGAGGTAAATATCCGGCCCAGCATGGTCGATCATGAGTATCCAACCGAAGGAAAACCCAGACGTGTGGTTTCCCAATATCTTGATTATTTATTTAGAAAATCCCATCATGAATAA
- a CDS encoding MFS transporter produces the protein MALFLNKKAENNLADQDLSGTFYPKFLICSFIGALGDYMTLSALGWYIVDSVGSAEVLGWVFFARTVPRFFMSFVGGYFADRMDRKKLIIGVYSGLMVTTGLQIFVIWNLSGLHWIYIVAVVFLRNVFDSAEPSIRNALLPDIVKKENIAKAVGFYASSLNLAAIFAPVLAGYLLSVMTITPLLIADFCLQIPSFLILFLLPVIPIHKDDIGKGLAKKGYVFAISYIRQSPVLRNSLILSVTLMFFLFPFGAMLPLLVKNTLHLDAKSFGLISATEAFGAVLGGLLLKYITQDNLLRLWPWMGMLSCFFLFLLGFAGTSLFLFLIIFALGLMSQLFRSTGRSIFQLNTPTEIRGKVMSVLISDSGIVSLGILFFTLITSRLSVGFVYSLMGFLGIITSFGCYMFLLKSKNKNQSK, from the coding sequence ATGGCCCTATTTCTAAATAAAAAAGCAGAAAACAACCTGGCAGATCAAGATCTGTCAGGTACGTTTTATCCTAAATTTCTAATTTGTTCATTTATTGGTGCATTAGGCGATTATATGACGCTTTCTGCATTAGGATGGTATATTGTTGATTCAGTAGGATCTGCAGAGGTACTGGGCTGGGTGTTTTTTGCCAGAACAGTTCCACGGTTTTTTATGAGCTTTGTTGGTGGTTATTTTGCCGACCGGATGGATCGCAAAAAGCTGATTATTGGAGTATATTCAGGATTAATGGTTACTACAGGTTTACAAATTTTTGTGATCTGGAACCTATCTGGTTTGCACTGGATCTATATTGTAGCGGTTGTTTTTTTGCGGAATGTTTTTGACAGTGCTGAACCCAGTATCAGAAATGCATTGCTGCCAGATATCGTTAAAAAGGAAAACATTGCAAAGGCCGTGGGTTTTTATGCTTCCAGTTTAAACCTGGCGGCTATTTTTGCTCCGGTTTTAGCCGGATACTTGCTCTCAGTCATGACTATCACGCCACTGCTTATTGCAGATTTTTGCCTACAGATACCCTCTTTTTTAATTCTTTTTTTGCTCCCTGTTATACCAATCCATAAAGATGATATCGGTAAGGGACTTGCAAAGAAAGGCTATGTTTTTGCAATTTCTTATATCAGGCAATCTCCTGTTTTGCGCAATAGCTTGATATTGAGTGTTACACTCATGTTTTTTCTTTTTCCATTTGGTGCCATGCTTCCGCTACTGGTAAAAAATACACTACATTTAGATGCAAAATCTTTTGGGTTGATTAGTGCCACAGAGGCCTTTGGTGCTGTACTCGGCGGACTCTTGCTGAAATATATCACTCAAGATAATCTACTCCGGTTATGGCCCTGGATGGGAATGCTTTCCTGCTTTTTCTTGTTTTTATTGGGCTTTGCAGGCACTTCGTTATTCCTTTTTCTAATCATTTTCGCCTTAGGATTAATGAGTCAATTGTTCAGAAGTACAGGCCGCAGCATCTTTCAGCTCAACACACCAACAGAAATCAGGGGAAAAGTAATGTCAGTATTGATTTCAGACAGTGGAATTGTATCTTTGGGCATCTTATTTTTTACGCTAATTACAAGTAGATTATCTGTTGGCTTTGTTTATAGTTTAATGGGTTTTTTGGGAATTATAACCTCTTTCGGCTGCTATATGTTTTTACTTAAAAGCAAGAACAAAAATCAGTCAAAATAA
- a CDS encoding IucA/IucC family protein gives MNNSGQQLSLTVLPQTETAGYAQACQEVMQRLLYALINESSDQRQLILTTVNDQFKVRRIVLPSNAGVLSCIEANDRNITVYLSVVLLRNDGGLTELDVMTLLSCILDSWKTEDACSEKIKAEINNCLDHLAMAFDYEAEHTDQVSHYIKAAILAKQSVFQQRETLLNSEIIPFKGHPIHVCAKTKMGFSRQDVLAYSPEFSPKVNLQLLAVHRSQLVYSDEIDIWTKYSAELLSYKQAEDYLIMPVHPWQYENVISKAYKAHIDSGILFKLEDEAMEVLPTLSMRTALLPATLNQPFYHIKVPVNIQATSVKRSLTLRDLYNGIEFSKLISDMMQKIPSMANKRGRMISDVCAAHFKIQGETNPGLSFLLRNDPINYCLPGETMVVAAALTHSTKLHPYPLLCQFIDQSRLPVEIYLDQLIETLLAMPLEVFLHEGIALDLHGQNTMIVFDEFHQVCALAYRDLGSVQVADTYQSLNEQKHLFYGEASTFMNYRDTVSELMHTLFNNLIGGIISCTASAYAIPEQQIWRKVKETSMRIIQSCKVPDQVKNDFCKMLFSPDLMIKPLLKMRIAEKTLYQAIPNPMFNIS, from the coding sequence ATGAATAACTCAGGCCAACAATTATCTTTAACTGTTTTGCCGCAAACTGAAACAGCAGGTTACGCTCAAGCTTGTCAGGAAGTCATGCAAAGATTGCTCTATGCACTAATTAATGAAAGTTCAGATCAGCGGCAGCTTATTTTAACTACTGTTAACGATCAGTTTAAAGTGAGACGGATTGTTCTTCCTTCCAATGCTGGAGTTTTATCCTGCATAGAAGCAAATGATAGGAATATTACGGTTTATTTATCAGTGGTATTACTCAGAAATGATGGTGGTTTAACAGAGCTTGATGTGATGACACTGCTGAGCTGTATACTGGACTCGTGGAAAACGGAGGATGCCTGTAGCGAAAAAATCAAGGCAGAAATTAATAATTGTTTAGATCATCTGGCTATGGCGTTTGATTATGAAGCTGAGCATACTGATCAGGTCAGCCACTATATTAAAGCGGCAATTTTGGCGAAGCAATCTGTTTTTCAGCAACGGGAAACATTATTAAATTCAGAAATTATACCTTTTAAGGGGCATCCCATCCATGTTTGTGCCAAAACCAAAATGGGATTTTCAAGGCAAGATGTACTGGCTTACAGTCCGGAATTTTCGCCGAAGGTTAATTTACAGCTCCTTGCCGTACATCGATCACAGCTGGTATATTCTGATGAAATAGATATCTGGACGAAATACAGTGCTGAATTGTTATCGTATAAACAAGCTGAGGATTATCTGATTATGCCTGTTCATCCCTGGCAATACGAAAATGTTATTTCGAAAGCATATAAAGCGCACATAGATAGTGGAATTTTATTTAAACTCGAAGATGAGGCTATGGAAGTCCTGCCCACTTTATCCATGAGAACGGCACTTTTACCAGCAACGCTAAACCAACCGTTCTATCACATTAAGGTTCCTGTTAATATTCAGGCTACCAGCGTTAAAAGATCATTAACGCTCCGGGATTTATATAATGGTATTGAATTTAGCAAGTTGATTTCGGATATGATGCAGAAGATCCCCTCCATGGCTAATAAACGTGGACGAATGATCAGTGATGTGTGTGCGGCACATTTTAAAATTCAGGGAGAAACAAATCCGGGATTGTCTTTTCTTTTAAGAAATGATCCGATCAACTATTGTTTACCAGGAGAAACGATGGTTGTTGCAGCGGCTTTAACGCATTCCACTAAATTACACCCGTACCCACTTCTTTGTCAGTTTATCGATCAGTCCAGATTGCCGGTAGAAATTTACCTGGATCAGTTGATTGAAACCCTGTTAGCCATGCCGCTGGAAGTATTTCTTCATGAAGGTATCGCCCTGGATCTTCACGGACAAAATACGATGATCGTTTTTGATGAATTTCATCAGGTATGCGCACTGGCTTACCGGGATCTTGGTAGTGTACAAGTAGCAGATACGTACCAATCCCTGAACGAACAGAAACACCTTTTTTATGGCGAAGCGTCAACTTTTATGAACTACAGAGATACTGTCAGCGAATTAATGCATACACTTTTCAATAACCTTATCGGTGGAATCATTAGTTGTACGGCTAGCGCATATGCAATACCTGAGCAGCAGATCTGGAGAAAAGTCAAAGAAACCAGCATGCGTATTATCCAAAGTTGTAAAGTACCGGATCAGGTAAAGAATGACTTTTGCAAAATGCTTTTTAGTCCGGACCTGATGATAAAACCCTTATTGAAAATGCGTATTGCTGAGAAAACTTTATACCAGGCTATTCCCAATCCTATGTTCAATATCAGCTAA
- a CDS encoding aldo/keto reductase produces MGMSYHHSFIPDKQAMITLIHRAADLGVNLFDTAEAYGPFTNQDLLGEALQPIRKMS; encoded by the coding sequence ATGGGAATGAGTTACCACCATAGCTTCATACCCGATAAACAGGCAATGATTACGTTAATTCACAGAGCCGCAGACCTTGGCGTAAATTTATTTGATACGGCAGAAGCCTATGGGCCTTTTACCAATCAGGACCTGCTTGGTGAGGCACTCCAGCCCATTCGTAAAATGTCATAA
- a CDS encoding glycoside hydrolase family 30 beta sandwich domain-containing protein — MKFKIHVIAITAFLLFGCSKEKLQNEGNADSQIADSQIQGLASIDGNTYYQTIDGLGFSSAWCGTLTTAKNDALYNTLGFSLLRVRFDQNNDWTDETNNAAAAHARGAKVLGCPWKIPTAFRSGNTIPSNQYVNFCNWLGSAASTIKCDFVSIKNEPDGSSEDGNLDGYQIRDMIKAGGSNIGKPIVCADAINFNDVYTDPILNDATAAAKVSYVSGHLYGNGNYVHQNALNKGKHVWMTEYYVSNSRDNMDNCLVLAKNISDCMNNKFSAYYFWWVNDNDASVNLVNQSGTIYKAGYTGGQFAKWIRPGKQRIACTYNPVSNVYITAYSGGGLVIVAINTGTSAVSQSFSVANVSGINSLNIHRTSTNENMSSIGSVAISGNAFKYTLPAKSITTFHQF; from the coding sequence ATGAAATTTAAAATTCATGTCATCGCTATTACCGCATTTTTACTGTTTGGCTGTTCAAAAGAAAAGCTTCAAAATGAAGGAAACGCTGATTCGCAGATAGCTGATTCGCAGATACAAGGACTCGCATCTATTGATGGCAATACCTATTATCAAACCATTGATGGGTTAGGCTTTTCCAGTGCGTGGTGTGGCACACTTACTACAGCCAAAAACGATGCACTTTATAATACACTGGGCTTTTCTTTGTTAAGGGTACGTTTCGACCAGAATAATGACTGGACCGATGAAACAAACAATGCCGCAGCAGCGCATGCCCGGGGTGCTAAAGTATTAGGCTGCCCCTGGAAAATACCTACCGCTTTCCGATCAGGCAATACTATTCCATCTAACCAGTATGTTAATTTCTGCAATTGGCTGGGTAGTGCCGCTTCAACAATAAAATGTGATTTTGTATCTATAAAAAATGAGCCCGATGGGTCTTCAGAAGATGGTAATCTGGATGGATACCAGATACGTGATATGATTAAAGCAGGCGGATCAAATATTGGCAAACCTATTGTTTGTGCCGATGCTATTAATTTTAACGATGTTTATACTGACCCGATACTGAACGATGCCACCGCTGCCGCTAAAGTTTCTTATGTTTCCGGACATCTTTATGGAAATGGCAATTATGTACATCAAAATGCATTAAATAAAGGGAAACATGTTTGGATGACAGAATACTATGTTTCCAATAGCCGTGACAATATGGATAACTGTTTAGTTTTGGCTAAAAATATTAGTGATTGTATGAACAACAAATTTAGTGCTTACTACTTTTGGTGGGTTAATGATAATGATGCAAGTGTTAACCTGGTTAATCAAAGCGGTACAATTTATAAAGCCGGCTACACTGGCGGCCAGTTTGCCAAATGGATAAGACCTGGAAAACAAAGAATAGCATGCACCTATAATCCTGTCTCTAACGTTTATATAACAGCTTACAGTGGAGGCGGATTGGTAATAGTAGCTATTAATACAGGCACTTCAGCAGTAAGCCAGTCTTTTTCGGTAGCTAACGTTAGCGGTATTAATTCGCTAAATATTCATCGCACATCGACTAATGAAAACATGTCTTCGATAGGATCCGTTGCCATTTCAGGCAATGCATTTAAGTATACGCTTCCCGCCAAAAGTATTACTACTTTTCATCAATTTTAG